Part of the Methanobrevibacter sp. genome, AGATTTGACTTAAAACTGAGGTATTGGGATGAGGACAATGCGATTTTCTAAAAATCACTTAAGTTTTTGAAAGTGCCATTCAAAAATGAACCGTCTAATATATATACTAATTAGAAACATACATTAAATCATTAACGAATTAAATTTAATTAAATACAGGTTTGATAATATGGTTAGATTTTCACAAAGTCTTGATGATAGGCAATCAAAAAATAAAGCAAAACCTTATGAGCAATACAACCCTAATCCGCAATATTATGCCCGAGAGGAAAGACAGCCTCAGCCGGCCAATAAATATGATGATAGATTATATGCTCAACCGCAAAGACCTGTTTATCAAGAACCAGCCTATCAAAGACAGGATAATTTCTACAGACAGCCTCAAAGAGAAGCGATTGATGAAATTATCTATGAAAGACCAGTTATTGAAAGAGAATCTGTAAAACCTGACATTTCTAAACCTGAATTGAAGTTCCCTGCCGATCAAAACATTCAGTTCGGTGTTGAATATGCTCCAAACTCAAGGCCTCCTGTAATTGGTAAAAACTACACCATCAGGTCAAATTCCATAATCTATAATGATGTGGTTATTGGAGACAACTTCAGAACCGGCCATAATGTGGTCATTCGTGAAAACACCAACATAGGTGATGATGTATTAATCGGAACCAACACTGTCATTGAAGGGGACGTAATCATTGGAAATGATGTCAGCATTCAGTCTAACGTCTACATTCCAACCAATTCAGTAATTGAAGACAATGTATTTATCGGACCTTGTGCTTGTTTTACAAATGATAAATATCCTGTAAGAATCAATTATGAACTTCAAGGACCTAAAGTAAGACGTGGAGCTTCTATTGGTGGTAACACAACATTTTTATCTAATGTTGAAGTTGGAGAAGGTTCTATTGTTGCTGCTGGAGCTATTGTGATACATTCAGTTCCACCATTCTATTTGGCTATTGGAACACCAGCCCGTATTAAACCTCTTCCTGATCATTTAAAAGTTCCAAACAGATTCTAAATTAAAAGGAGATTAATTTATGGCTCAATATAAATGTAAGATTTGTGGATATGTTTTTGATGAAGATAATATTGAAGAAGGTTTGAACATTCCTGCCGGAACCAAATTTGAAGATTTGCCCGCTTCTTTTAAATGTCCGAAATGCCGTATGGCAAAGGCGATGTTTGAGAAAATTTAAATAGTTTTATATATTACTAATTAATATAATATTATTATTCAACTTATAATTTAAGGAGATTGTTAAACATGGCAAAATTTAAATGTAAACTTTGTGGATACACAACCGAAGAATTTGATGAATTACCAGAAGACTACAAATGTCCTATGTGCGGCGCTACTGCTGACATGTTTGAAAAAGTGGAATAGGTGTTCTAAATGGCTTTTGTCTGCAAAGTATGTGGATTCGTTTTAGAAGAAGACGAATTACCAGAAGACTACGTATGCCCAGTTTGCGGCGTACCTGCAGCTAACTTTGAAGAACAATAAGTTCTTCATTTTATATTTTTTCTAAAAATTGCTTATTTTTAAAACTAGTTTTTATTTTTTCAGCGTATTTTTCAAATATTTTTGGGATATCCCTTTCATCCTTTGACACTATATCATAGCTGACCTTATCTGAATACTCTTTATCAATAACTTCCAGATTGTTGTTTCTAACTTCAGTGTCTGCTGTTTTTATTTCAGAATATTCAAATGTGATGGTGTAAACTTCATATTCCTCGATTTCAAGTATTTCAGCTTCACCTATTGCTTCCATGACTGATTTTGAATATGCTCTGACAAGTCCTCCGGCACCAAGCTTGATTCCTCCGAAGTATCTTGTAACGACTGCTGTGATGTTGTGAAGCTCGTTTTTTCTCAAGACATTGATCATAGGTTTTCCTGCAGTTCCGCCAGGTTCACCGTCATCGTCAAACCCTTCTCCGTCACTAACGATATATGCTGTGCAGTTATGTGTTGCATCACTATACTGCTGGTTCAGTTTCTGGATTATTTCCTTGGATTCCTTTTTGTTTCTTGTTGGAAATAAGGAACAGATAAACTGGGATTTTTTAACATTTATTTCGATTTGCACAGGAGTTTTTATTGTTTTCATTTTATCAATATATTTATATATTTAATCCGATATATTATTGTTAGTAAATTTTAAAAGGTGTTAAAATGTCAAGTCGTTCTGCTACTGTTCTGGTAATATTTATTGTAGCTTGCATAGCTTTTTGTTTAGCTAGTGTTTTTGGAGCTATGACAGGACCTATTTCAATTTTACCTAATGAAAATGACACTGGAAGTGTTTTAGATAACCTTTCAGCAATCACTGATTCGGATGATAATGTCCAGACTTACGGATATGATGATTCCAGTAATTCCAATGATTACAGTTCAAGTAGTTCACAATCAAGTGAACCACAAGTAGAGACTACTACTGAGGAGTCTTCATCAAGTTCGTCTCATACGACTACTGAGACTTCTCCTGATGTTGATACATCTTCCTCTTCTGAATCTGGCTCACATAGTTCAAGCAGCGGAGGTAGTAGTGATTCTAATACAGGTAATGATGGAGATAAATAATTTATCCATTCTTTTTTTTTTACTTTTTTTTAAAAGTCTAATAATTTTTCAATATCAAGCAATACAGAGTTAATTGCCAGATTGAATAATCTGTGTCCGTATTCTTCATCAACGTAAACGCCGTTTTCTTCAACGTCACGTGCACCTTCTTCAATATTAGGGTCGTCTTTTCGGGCTTGTGTAAATCCGTATAGACCTACTTCTTCGTATTCTTTAACATTGGCCTGATTTTCAACTTCAGCTTCATTAACAATGCCCAATACTTTGGCCATTGACAGCTCTCCGCTTCCTCCATGAGGTCCTTCTGATGAAATTACCTTGTTGTTGAATGTTATTGCAAGGCCGGTTTTATCTTCAATATCCCATAATTCAGCTACTAATGGTATATTTCCGCCATGAGCATTGACAATAATGACCTTTTCAACATCCAGGAATTTTTTGGCTGCATTCAATGTAGAAATAACATTTTCTTTTAAAACGTCAAGTGAAACATGGACTCCATGGTCTATTGTATCCAGTTCGTAAGCTGGGAATATGATTCCTAAAAATTTGGCACCGCTTAAAAGGGATGACTGAAAGGCAATGTGAGCTGCGATTTTGGCGTCTGTATCTATTGGGAGTGCAGGGCCGTGGTTTTCCAGATGTGACCCGAGGGCTATTATTCCTACTTTATGGACTTGGGGATCTTTAATGTTTCCTGCTCTGTATCTTAACTCTGCCATAAAATCACCATTATATTTCAAAGTTCCAGATGTCGTCTCCGACGTAATGTTTGGTTTCGACAGCTTTTCCGGAATCGTTGGCTACCATTTCTTCACCGCTAATCAGACTTACTCCAATAGCCAGTGGTTTTCCATGGGTTTCATCTATTATGAGAACTATGTCTCCGGCTTCAACGCCTTCTGATGCATCTACAATTCCCGGACTCATGATGTCCGCACCGTTGCTGACAAATCTGATAGCTCCCATATCCACTGTCACGGTTTTTGCATCGATTTCATTTGCAAGTGCCGCTTTTAATGTAGGGAATGGTTTTTCATCAATGATTATAATGTAAGGTTCACCGTCTACTAAAATAAAGGAATTAGGTTCTGCTTCAAGTATCTCAACATTTTTTTTGCCTTGAAGTAATCCTCCGTATTCGCCTAATTCTGCTTTAATCTCTTTAATTTTCTTTTTTTTCAGGAAATTTCTTTTTTTAACTTTTATAGCCATGATTATCCCATAGTATTTTTATTAAATAATATTTGGTATTTAAAATAAATAAATCTATTGTTAAAAATCATCGAAGTAGTTGATTTCATCGCCAAGCTTTGTATTGATTATGGGTTTGGTGTGGCTTGCATATTGTGTTATTGTCTTTGCATTGTTGTTTGATAATGTTTCTATGCATGAATTGATGATATTGAGTTCTTTTTGGCTGAATTTTGGGGAGGGTATTACTGTAGGATAATATCTGTGGATTATTCTGTTATAGTAGGGTTCCTTTCTTAGGAATAGCTGTTTTCTGTTTATCAGCATTTCGGTGATTTGTCTGAAGTGTTTGGGTTTTATTCCTTTTTTGGATTTGATGTAGGTTTCTTTTGTAAGGAATGTCTTGTAAAGCTCGTAATAATAAAAATCAATGAAATACATCACGGTACATAAGACTGTTTTGCCCAGATTAGGTTTGTTTGAGCATTTAAACAGAATATAAAGGATTAGGTTGATATATTTTTCTTCATTAATTTTCATGTTATGGCCTGATGATGGTTGGGTGCATAGACTTATGTCATCAGGTAGATAAATATTGAGTCCTAGAGAGCATTTGATAACTAATTTAAATAGTAGTTAAGCTAATTATTTATTATTAAGATTAATTTTTTACTATTTTTGCCTAAAATAAGGTAACCTTTATATAGTAGGTTATTTATAATTAATAGTATTAGTTTTAATTAGGTTTTGTCTTATCTTAACTTGATTATATTATGAATGTACTAATTCAAATTAAAAACTAAAATTTTGATAATATAAGGTGATATAATGAGCGGACAAAATGTTCAAAGACCACTTGACGCATTAGGAAAATCTGTAGACTCTCCAGTTTTAATAAAACTTAAAGGAGATCGTGAATTTAGAGGAATACTTAAGAGCTTCGATTTACACATGAACTTAGTTCTTAATGATGCAGAAGAGTTACAAGACGGAGAAGTAACCAGAAGACTCGGTGTTGTACTCATAAGAGGAGACAATATTGTTTATATTTCACCATAAATATTATTTGATCATATTCTAACGATAATTAAGGAGGTGTATCAATGTCAAAGGGAACTCCATCAATGGGTAAAAAGAATAAAAAGACCCATATCAGATGCAGAAGATGTGGAAGAAACACTTACCACATACGCAAAAAAGTATGTGCTTCTTGCGGATTCGGTAAATCCAAAAAACTAAGAAGATACAGCTGGCAAAATAAAAAACCAACTACTAGACAAAGATTAGTATAAGTTGGTAAAAACTTTGAAGATTATTTAATAATCTTCTCTCAAATCTATTTTTAGGTAAATTTTCAATCAACGTATTAATTTTAACTGCTTTTTTTTAGATACTTTTATAATTTAGTTATGACTAAATATTTTTTAGGAGGATTATTCATGGTAGACATAAATGATGTAGCTATGGAAAATGATGTAAATTTAGAAAACTGTGTTGTTTTTATAAGAGGCAAAGACGATATATTGGCTGTTGACATTTCCAATGCAGGAATCAAACAAAGAAGTGATGATACAATGGGATTCACTTTCTCTTTATCTCCAAAACAAGCTTTAAAATTAGAAGAATACTTCAATAAGTTTGCAACAGGTGAAAAATTCTACTTTGATATTTCTCAAACTGGATACAGGCCTGTTTATTACAGGGGTTTGTCACCTATGACTAAAGAAATTAGTCAGGAATACATGCCTAAATTCAATATAACTCTATTTGCACAAAAAGCCATTGTGGAACCTGAAGACTCTTATTTTGCTCCTACATGCGAATGCTGTGAGTTTTGTCATCTCGATTAGGTGAAACATGTTTGATTCGATGTTTTCAGACAAGATTACAATAACCAAAAAATCGGATGATGTTTTTGAGCTTGATCAAAGAATGGTTAAGATTCGTGAAAATGAAAAGGGACTGATGGCTGTCAGTTATGTTGCACCTGTATTTGAGGCAATGGATTTAGAAGATTTTTTTGATGATGTCATTGCTTCTGAATATTTAAGCATGAATATTGGTGGAGCAGGTGAGTTTACGGTGATGTTTAGGGGAATTGTTGACGGGAAGGGTAAGAACTTTCCTCAAAATCTTGATTATAAGATTATTCTCCTTCAGGAGCCTAAATGGCTTGACGAAAGGGAAAATGTTCAACTTACCGGTTTTTCCAAGTTTAAAATAAGGGGAAAGATTTCGGATGATGCAGATGAATTACTGTAATTCATCTTCAACTGCATCCCATAAGTCTGTTGCCCATCCCTGACCTGCATCAATCACCATATCCAGCAGTCTTACTTTCCCGTCTTTGAATCTGAACAGTCTGTAGTCCTGTTGAGGTTTTTTTGCTGTTCCTTCTTTGTTGCAGTCAAGATAGATTCCTTCACTGTATTCTGCTTCAAAGTTTCCTGCCTGAACAAAATCTCCAACAAGGGAATATCCGTTTCTAACGCTTTTGTCAAGTTCTTCAACGGTTTTTAACCATCCGCCTTGTGCTCTGAATTTTATGTCAGGGTCTACTTTTGTTATTTCTTCTTGCCAATTTATTATCATAGTACCAAATCCTTTTTAGTATTAATTTCATTTTGGTCATATATAAAAAAAGAGTTAGAGCATTTGATAAGTAATATTTATAACTATTGTTATATAATAATTATATATAACTTCAATTTCATAATTATTATTGTATTAATAATAGTCTGGGCTTAACATGAACTTATTTGAAAAATTTGGAATCGATAGTAATAACGAACAATTATATGAAATAGCATTTACGCATGGTTCTTATAGTTGTGAAAATGATTTGGAATATAATTATGAAAGATTGGAGTTTTTGGGAGATTCTGTTCTAAGCTTATTAGTATCAGATTATCTCTACAGGAAATATCCTAACTATGAAGAAGGTAAATTAACTAAATTAAGGGCCAATTATGTCTGCCAGAATGCTTTGATTTACTATTCACATGAACTTGGTTTGCAAAATTACCTGAAAGTTGCTGATGAGGAATTCAATCTGACCCACAATGAGGTGCTGTCCATTACTGCGGACATATTCGAATCCTTTTTGGGGGCAATATTTCTAGACCAGGGCATTGAATTTGCAAAGGACTACATATCAAAATATGTATTCCCACACATTGACGATAAAAAAGTATTCTTCACTGACTACAAATCAGCAATAAAGGAATACGGCGATGCAGAAGAACTGGAAATATCATATGAAATAGAAAATGAATTCGGAGTTCCTCACGACAAGACCTTTTTCATATCCATCTTCATAAACGGTGAAAAGATGGGTACCGGCAAAGGAAAGAACAAAAAAGAAGCAGAACAGGCAGCCGCAAAAATAGCTATGGAAAAATTGAATATCGGTGTTTAAAATGAATGAAGAATCTGTAGGCATTGTTGAGACAAAATATTTGGATATTAAAGAACCAATCCAATTAGACAGTGGTAAAACTCTCAATAATGTTACTGTTGCTTATGAAACTTATGGTGAACTTAACAAAGAAAAATCCAATGCCATTTTAATCTGTCATGCTCTGACTGGAGACGCACATGCTGCAGGATGGCACGAAGGTGACAGAAAACCGGGATGGTGGGAAATAGTAATAGGTCCAGGAAAGGCTATTGATACAGAAAAATATTTCATCATATGTTCAAATGTTCTGGGCGGCTGTAAAGGAACTACAGGTCCAAGTTCAATCAATCCAAAAACCGGAAAGGAATACGGTATTGATTTTCCAGTAATCACAATTAAGGACATGGTTAAAGTCCAAAAGAAATTAATAGACTCACTTGAAATTGATCAGTTATATGCCATTATTGGAGGGTCCATGGGCGGAATGCAGGTCCTTCAATGGCTTGTCACTTACCCTGAAATGACTAAAAAGGCTGTTCCAATGGCTACAGCGGCCATGTCATCCCCTCAACAAATTGCATTCAATGAGGTAGGTCGCCAGGCAATATTTTCAGATCCTGACTGGAACAATGGAAATTATTATGAAACAGGCTTAAAACCTAAAAACGGCCTTTCCCTTGCAAGAATGATTGCCCACATTACCTATTTAAGTGATGAATCAATGGACATTAAATTCGGCCGTGATTTGCAGGACAAGGATGAGATAAGCTATGACTTTTCAATTGATTTTCAGGTTGAAAGTTACCTGAAGCATCAGGGTGAATCATTCGTAAAACGTTTTGACGCTAACAGTTATTTATTCATTACAAAAGCTGTGGATTTATTCGATTTGTCAGTTAACAATTCACTGATTGACGGATTTAAGGATATCAAGGCCAAGGTTGAAGTGATATCCGTTGACTCCGACTGGCTGTATCCGACAGAACAGAGTACTGAAATATTGACATCACTTCATGCGAACAATATTGAAGCGACATTTTCAGAAATAAAGTCCAACTATGGTCATGACGCATTTTTACTTGAAACCGGGCAGCTGAACTTTATTCTATCAAAATTCCTGGCAAACAATGTTGTAAGTGATTTGATGAAGGAAGTTGTCGTTACCATAAAGGAAAATGCCGATGTCAGTGAAGCGGCTCAGCTGATGCTTGAAAAACAGGTTACTCACATTCCTGTTGTCACTGATGACTATAAGCTGATAGGTATTGTAACCAGCTGGGACTTGTCCAAGTCAATAGCCATGAATACAAATCATCTGAATGATATCATGACAACAACCGTTAAGTATTGTTTTGCTGATGATTCGATTGAAAATGTAGCTCGTATGATGAGCGATTATGACATATCCTCTCTTCCTGTTGTTGATGAGGACATGAAAGTTTTAGGAATTATTACAACAGACCAAATTAGTCATTTATTAAGTTAAATAACTAATTTTCACTATTTTTTTTAAAAGGAGACATTACTATTTCTCGTAAGGCTAAAATTATCGATGGAGTTAAAAAGGGTATTCCAATCACTTTTGGATATGTTCCGATGGGGATTGGATATGCTGCTATTGCCATAAAGGCAGGTTTCACACCTTTGCAAACGGTTTCAATGTCTGTTCTGGTTTATGCGGGAGCAGGTCAAATCATTGCCGCCTCAATGGTTTTAAGCAGTGCAAGCGTAATGGCGGTAATCCTAACCAATTTTGTAGTTAACTTAAGGTATTTCGTAATGTCCACCTGCGTTTTAAATCAGGTTGAAGAATCCAATCTCGGATTGAATATTCTGGCGGCACATGTTACTGTCGATGAATCCTTTGCGATGTTTTCATTAAGTGAAGACTCATCAATCTGGATATATCTTGGAATAGCACTCATATCATGGCTTTCATGGATTATAGGTGCTGCGATAGGAGTTGTTGTTTTGGATCTGCTTCCTGTTATCGTAACAAACAGTTTCAACATTTCCCTTTATGCTCTGTTTGTAGCAATTCTGGTTCCTGCAATTAAAAAATCAAGGCAGATTGCTCTTTTAGTTTTAATAACTGCAGTTTTGAATATTATATTGAGTCAGTTGATTGGAAACTGGTCTTTGATTGTTTCAACTCTGATAGGTGCTGCAGTCGGAATGTATATTGTCGATGATGAATATGTTCTCTCAGGTGATGCATGATGGATTACATTAACCTTGTCATATTGGGATGTGCTCTTGTAACTTTCATTCCAAGGCTGATACCTGCATTGTTCATAGACAGGCTCAATTTTTCACCTAAGGTTGAGAAATTCCTGAATCTGATTCCATACACTGCCCTTGCCGCATTGATTTGTCCTGGAGTTCTGACAGTTGACAATCAGTTGTGGTATATCGGTTTGATAGGTGCGGTTGTCGCAGCCGCTCTTGCATGGAAAAAGGTTCCGCTTGGAGCTATTGTAATATTGACTGTGGTAGTTTTAATCACTGTCTATTCGATTGTCCCGTTCTTTTAAGTTCCACATTAACGTCGGCTATTTCAGGTTTTGAATTGCTTTTGAAAAACTTTTTGATATATATGCCGATGTCAAGTCCGACTTATTTTTTAAAATCATTGGCGTTAATGTTAAAATCTATTCATTAAATTGAAGTTTGTTTTTCTCTTTTTTATTTAGTTGACATTAACATTAAGTATTTTGAGTGCAATTTCTCTGTGAAAATAAGTTTTGAAAATAATTTGGTTCCAGGCAGATGTTAGAGGAAATAAGGTTGCATAATATGGTTCGTTAAAAATAATTTCTGCTGCCTGGAACTGTGCCTGTAACATCAAATGTGTTAATCAAATGTTACATATGTTAAAGATGTATTACCTAATATATAAAGGTTTCGTTTATAAATTTATCAATAAAAAACAAATATTCTTATTTTAAATTATAATTAATTAATATATATTTTTTTAATAGGTTGAATTTAAATTTAAAATTTGATTTTATATAATTAAATAAATATAAATTATTTTTATTAGTTTTAAATGATTTTAAATGAATTAATATAAAATAGTAAAGTATATATACTATGTAATGTAACATTAACATAAGTAATTATATTTTAACATAATTGCTTAAGTACTTAAATACTTTTTGCAAAAATGAATTAATTTGTGGATTACTATGAGAACCATGATTAAATATTTAAGACAGGAGCTCAAAATGAGCCAAAAAGAACTGGGGGATAAAGTTGGAGTGACCCGGCAAACCATTAACGCACTGGAAAACGGCAGGTACAATCCATCTTTATTTTTAGCATACGAAATAACCCAGGTCTTTAATAAAATGTTATTTAAAGGAGATCGAGAACAATACTTTGTTATGGAAGATATATTCATATTCGATGATGATTACTATTAGGTGATAAAATGATTTTAGACATATATAAAGATGCATTGGAATATTCAGCAAAAGACTGGAAAACCTTGGTGATACTGGGAGTACTTTCAGTATTCAGTTTCTTGTTGCTACCGGCTTTCCTAATTACCGGTTACAATTATAGAGTTATCAATCAGGCAGTACACGGAATAATCAATGGAAGAGATCCTCTTCCAGGATTTGATGACCTTATTTACATGTTCGTTGATGGAATAAAAGTTGTCATTGTTCAGGTGGCATATGTGATTGTTCCTGTAGTAATATTCATAATATTTGCAGTTATTGCAGGAAATGTAGGTGGCGGATTATCAGCTGCAATCATGATTATCGGATGTTTAATAACACTCATCGTTGCTGTTGTAGCATTCCTGATGGAACAAATGGGATTATGTCACATGGCATACCATGATGGAGCATTCTCAAAAGCCTTCGATATAAAAGAGCTCAAAGAGGTAATTAGTGAAATCGGATGGTTTGAATGCATTTTAACATACGTTGGATTGATAATCATTACTCTGGTAATTGCAATTGTCGTAACTGCAATAATCGGATTAATCTTTACAGTATTCGGCCTTTCAGGATTTGCATTAGGCGTTGATGCAGGTGGAGTATTTGCTTTAGGAATTATCCTTAACTGGTTAGTTACCATTTTCCTTGTTGGACCATACTTAAGCATATTCAATTCAAGATCCATAGGATTATTATATACCATGCAGATTTAAGGTGATTTGATGGCAAGCATAACAGACTGTGTTAGTGAAGGATTGAAATACCCCTTCACTGACCCTAAAAAGCTTTTAAGTTTCGGAGCAATATTTGCAGTTCTAAACGTAATATCTCTGTTCATAAGCACTAAAAGCATGGATATTACCAGAGTTTTTGTAAGGGAAATCGAAAGAACCAACAGCACAGCCCTGTCTCTTAATGTTACACAGGTGCCAACCAATGACATTTATATCGTGATAGCTTTAAGCATCGTTAGCTTTATAATAGCACTGTTCGTAATGGGATATCTTTATGATGTTGTAAAATTTGCAATAGATAAAAAAGAGGATCTTCCGGGATTCAATGATATAGCAAAAATCTTTGTCAACGGAATCAAGATGCTTCTGGTAACAGTCGCATATTATATCATTCCATTTGCCGTATTTGTGCTTGGAATAGTGTTCGGCGGCGATTCACCGGTATTGGGTGTAGTTATATTGATTTCAGCAATACTTGCCATAGCCGCATTTTTCCTCCAGATAATGGCAGTAAACAATATGGTGGCAAATGACAGTCTTAAAAAAGCATTTGACTTAAGAGAGATTACTGACAATATTTCAAATCTCGGCTGGGGAAAATATATTGGAATAATCATATTCACACTCATAGTGTTCATGGTCGTCAATGTTGCAGCGGGATTCATATTGAGTTTCCTCACTTTATTGTTTGCAAGAGCTTTCAATCAGGCAATAGTCGTAGCTGCATTCATTGGAATACTTGAAGGGTTATTCATAACATCTTACACTAGCGTATTTTACAATAGGGTCTGCGGATCAATCTATAGGGAAGCTATTAAGTAGAATGTTTTAAACATTCTATTTTTTCATTAAAATTATGGGGGAGATAATTTGAAAATGAATTCAAAAATATTATGTATTTTCATAGCTTTTTTGGCTATTTGTATGATAATTTCAGCTGCAAGCGCAGTTGATTTGGTAAATAATTTCAGTAATGGCGATTTTGAAGTAAAAGTTGCTTCCGGAACTAATTTCACAGATAGTGTAAACGTTACCACAAATAACATGAAATTATTAATATTTGAAAATTCAGGCATTGATTCCAGCGACGTGAATTCAATAATTTACTTTAAGGATTCTACAGCTGATAAAAATCAGGTAAATGGTTTTATAAAAGACTTGGAAAAGGATGGATCTAAAGTTGAAGAAACCGATAAGTATGTTGCTTTAAAAAACGGTCAAAATTCAAATGATTTTGATATTTCAAATAACATTGATGGATTTTTTAACATTGCGGGCAGTATCTTTTCATCTGATGGTTTGAATGTGTCTGCTGATGATAATTCAATTTCATTATCAAGCAATGGTTTTAAAGTTTCAAGTGCAGATGGTGAGAATGTATCCATCACATCTGATGGTGTAAGTGTTTCTGGTAATTCGTCTGCAGGTAATGAAACAGTTAACGTTTCAAGTGATTTGGATTCAAATATTAAAAATTCCGATTATTCAATTTATATGAAAAATCAGAACAACGGTGAGGTCATTGTTATATCTGGAAATAATTTGGAAGTATTGAAATCAATGGCCGAAACAGTTTCTTTTAATGGGAATTAAACTTTTTATTCTCATTTATTTTTTTTAATTTTTTATAGGGGATTTTAACATGGTAGACTACGTCATCAAAACAAACAATTTGTCAAAAATATATTTCAAAAATAAAGTCGTAAATTCAGTTAATATGCATGTTGAAAGAGGAAAAATCTATGGACTTTTAGGTAAAAACGGTGCTGGAAAGACCACAACAATGTGCATGCTTTTAAATCTTACATATCCAAGTGAAGGGGAAATATTTCTCTTTGGAAAAA contains:
- a CDS encoding DUF4013 domain-containing protein, with amino-acid sequence MASITDCVSEGLKYPFTDPKKLLSFGAIFAVLNVISLFISTKSMDITRVFVREIERTNSTALSLNVTQVPTNDIYIVIALSIVSFIIALFVMGYLYDVVKFAIDKKEDLPGFNDIAKIFVNGIKMLLVTVAYYIIPFAVFVLGIVFGGDSPVLGVVILISAILAIAAFFLQIMAVNNMVANDSLKKAFDLREITDNISNLGWGKYIGIIIFTLIVFMVVNVAAGFILSFLTLLFARAFNQAIVVAAFIGILEGLFITSYTSVFYNRVCGSIYREAIK
- a CDS encoding AzlC family ABC transporter permease gives rise to the protein MTFGYVPMGIGYAAIAIKAGFTPLQTVSMSVLVYAGAGQIIAASMVLSSASVMAVILTNFVVNLRYFVMSTCVLNQVEESNLGLNILAAHVTVDESFAMFSLSEDSSIWIYLGIALISWLSWIIGAAIGVVVLDLLPVIVTNSFNISLYALFVAILVPAIKKSRQIALLVLITAVLNIILSQLIGNWSLIVSTLIGAAVGMYIVDDEYVLSGDA
- a CDS encoding helix-turn-helix transcriptional regulator; this encodes MRTMIKYLRQELKMSQKELGDKVGVTRQTINALENGRYNPSLFLAYEITQVFNKMLFKGDREQYFVMEDIFIFDDDYY
- a CDS encoding DUF4013 domain-containing protein; translated protein: MILDIYKDALEYSAKDWKTLVILGVLSVFSFLLLPAFLITGYNYRVINQAVHGIINGRDPLPGFDDLIYMFVDGIKVVIVQVAYVIVPVVIFIIFAVIAGNVGGGLSAAIMIIGCLITLIVAVVAFLMEQMGLCHMAYHDGAFSKAFDIKELKEVISEIGWFECILTYVGLIIITLVIAIVVTAIIGLIFTVFGLSGFALGVDAGGVFALGIILNWLVTIFLVGPYLSIFNSRSIGLLYTMQI
- a CDS encoding AzlD domain-containing protein, translating into MDYINLVILGCALVTFIPRLIPALFIDRLNFSPKVEKFLNLIPYTALAALICPGVLTVDNQLWYIGLIGAVVAAALAWKKVPLGAIVILTVVVLITVYSIVPFF